In Sulfurovum xiamenensis, one DNA window encodes the following:
- a CDS encoding efflux RND transporter permease subunit has translation MEHTQEYKIVNIAGRLAKSFLRNPLTIVLGAMLLLIGYIALTTMPREEDPQIAISGGAVIVAMPGATPQEVENIIINPLERKLREIHGIEHIYGMAMENVGIVNVMYYIGEDREDSNLKLYDKVMQNMDLMPKGVMQPSVKPFDIDIDIPIVTVAFYPKAKSTIDEVELFKTVRRVQQKINAVDNVAKTLLKGERKAQYNIEVDMGKLSAYHLSLGQIMQAVQSLAVSVPDVKGRTKENHLVIFGVKNAIESVDDVGDVIVAQYMGSPIYLKDVAKVSEGVDRQNFQTAKILLREDKHHEKSVENEPAPLQQSMSEEKNQITLTVAKLAGTNAVFVAEDVLDVLKEYEAEFEKLGIGYLITRNYGVRANEAVNELMHHLIITIVIIALMLVFALGWRESIIVTFTVPAILAVTLFTAWMTGQTMNRITLFALLLSLGLLVDAAIIVIENIHRHLHSHGVENKEMDALLVEATDEIGAPTNIATLAIILTMVPMAFVGGMMGSFMKPIPYNVPVALIASLFVAYIFTPYLSLKLLKKPEHGQDYASDEEEGSIE, from the coding sequence ATGGAACATACACAAGAGTATAAAATAGTCAATATAGCAGGAAGACTTGCGAAAAGTTTTTTACGTAATCCCTTAACGATAGTTCTGGGTGCCATGTTACTGCTGATCGGATATATAGCGCTCACGACAATGCCCAGAGAAGAAGATCCTCAAATTGCTATATCCGGCGGTGCTGTGATCGTTGCTATGCCGGGAGCTACACCTCAAGAGGTAGAAAATATCATTATCAATCCCTTAGAACGTAAATTACGTGAAATACATGGGATCGAACATATCTATGGCATGGCAATGGAAAATGTAGGTATTGTGAATGTCATGTACTATATAGGTGAAGACAGGGAAGACTCAAATTTAAAACTCTATGACAAAGTCATGCAAAATATGGATCTTATGCCTAAGGGTGTTATGCAGCCAAGTGTCAAGCCCTTTGATATCGATATTGATATCCCTATCGTGACAGTGGCATTTTATCCCAAAGCAAAAAGTACTATAGACGAAGTTGAACTTTTTAAAACGGTCAGAAGAGTCCAGCAAAAAATCAATGCTGTTGACAATGTAGCTAAAACATTACTCAAAGGTGAGAGAAAAGCACAATATAATATCGAAGTTGACATGGGAAAACTCTCAGCCTATCACCTCTCTTTGGGACAGATCATGCAGGCAGTACAATCTTTGGCTGTTTCGGTACCTGATGTAAAGGGTAGAACGAAAGAGAATCACTTAGTGATCTTTGGTGTCAAAAATGCTATTGAAAGTGTGGATGATGTGGGGGATGTGATCGTGGCACAGTATATGGGGTCACCTATATACCTCAAAGATGTTGCAAAAGTAAGTGAGGGCGTTGATAGACAAAACTTTCAAACAGCAAAGATATTATTAAGAGAAGACAAGCATCATGAAAAGAGTGTAGAGAATGAACCGGCACCCTTACAACAAAGTATGAGTGAAGAGAAAAATCAAATCACACTCACCGTCGCAAAACTTGCCGGAACCAATGCGGTATTTGTTGCTGAAGATGTACTGGATGTGCTCAAAGAATATGAAGCAGAATTTGAAAAATTAGGTATTGGGTATTTGATCACAAGAAACTATGGTGTACGGGCAAATGAGGCAGTCAATGAACTGATGCATCACTTGATCATTACGATCGTGATCATCGCTTTAATGTTGGTTTTTGCTTTGGGGTGGAGAGAATCTATCATTGTAACATTTACGGTACCGGCCATTTTGGCAGTCACACTGTTTACTGCATGGATGACAGGGCAGACCATGAACAGGATCACACTTTTTGCACTCTTGCTCTCCTTGGGATTACTTGTGGATGCTGCTATTATCGTGATTGAAAATATTCATAGACATTTACACAGCCATGGGGTTGAAAACAAAGAGATGGATGCACTTTTAGTGGAAGCAACAGATGAGATCGGTGCACCGACAAATATCGCAACATTGGCTATTATCTTAACGATGGTTCCTATGGCATTTGTTGGCGGGATGATGGGGTCATTTATGAAACCTATCCCCTATAATGTACCTGTTGCACTGATCGCTTCATTGTTTGTAGCCTATATCTTTACGCCTTATTTGAGTTTAAAGTTATTGAAAAAACCAGAGCATGGTCAAGATTATGCATCGGATGAGGAAGAAGGATCAATAGAATGA
- a CDS encoding TolC family protein has product MKKYLIFLLAWPLFAGLDNLDIDQAIAMLKNKNLELKISHFNEQMKAYETAAAKGNHYGKLDVSVSGMRSNDAGNVFGFKLQSREATFGDFGAQEFFENYNSGADPFTPPPQALNYPEARNHYQTKISYMLPLYTGGKLSEYGRITEAMHRMSQWDTQKLINEKIFQTKKAFYDISLVENYIVNLSKIIQNISRLEVIVKSMGEEGYTQEIDLLEVQARKAEAESMYNQAKLNKDLAYQFLSFLLNTEVSSIKKVNDMAPLPKVEPAEVENHNIDIQKALLGLQISEMAVNVEKANYLPTVGAFGEYGSADDEMWNEFRDKDAYTVGIQLKWNIFNGGIDAANLEKAKVNHLKVQNEVSLAKSGIALKVKKLQTEILSRNADVKSYQKQLRFARKVYENYRSRYQEGIVSISDVLMKQSKELEVLLKLLTLKNERNTKIFELNSILNRGGNV; this is encoded by the coding sequence ATGAAAAAATATCTTATTTTTCTTTTGGCTTGGCCCTTATTTGCCGGTTTAGATAATCTTGATATTGATCAGGCTATTGCCATGCTCAAAAATAAGAATCTGGAATTAAAAATTTCCCATTTCAATGAACAGATGAAGGCATATGAAACTGCTGCTGCCAAAGGGAATCATTACGGTAAATTGGATGTGTCTGTATCAGGGATGCGTTCCAACGACGCAGGGAATGTATTTGGATTTAAGTTACAAAGCAGGGAAGCCACGTTTGGAGATTTTGGAGCACAAGAGTTCTTTGAGAACTACAATTCTGGTGCAGATCCATTTACACCGCCACCACAAGCATTAAATTATCCGGAAGCAAGAAACCACTATCAGACAAAGATCTCTTATATGCTGCCACTCTATACCGGTGGAAAACTCTCAGAGTATGGACGTATCACGGAAGCGATGCATCGCATGAGCCAGTGGGATACACAAAAACTTATCAATGAAAAGATCTTTCAGACCAAAAAAGCATTTTACGATATCTCTTTGGTAGAGAACTATATTGTAAACCTTTCCAAGATCATTCAAAACATCAGTCGTTTGGAAGTGATCGTCAAAAGTATGGGTGAAGAGGGGTATACTCAAGAGATCGATCTGCTTGAGGTTCAGGCCCGTAAGGCAGAAGCAGAGAGTATGTACAACCAAGCCAAACTCAATAAAGACCTGGCCTATCAATTTCTTTCATTTTTATTGAACACAGAAGTAAGTTCCATCAAAAAGGTCAATGATATGGCACCACTACCAAAGGTGGAGCCTGCAGAAGTAGAAAATCATAATATAGATATACAAAAAGCACTCTTGGGATTGCAGATCAGTGAAATGGCCGTAAATGTTGAAAAAGCGAATTATTTGCCTACGGTCGGTGCTTTTGGTGAGTATGGGAGTGCAGATGATGAAATGTGGAATGAATTTCGAGACAAAGATGCTTATACCGTTGGGATCCAGTTGAAGTGGAATATATTTAATGGTGGAATTGATGCAGCAAATCTTGAAAAAGCAAAAGTAAATCATCTTAAAGTACAAAATGAAGTTTCACTGGCTAAATCCGGTATTGCGTTGAAGGTAAAAAAACTTCAAACGGAGATCCTAAGTAGGAATGCGGATGTAAAGAGTTACCAAAAACAATTGCGTTTTGCACGAAAAGTCTATGAAAACTACCGTTCAAGATACCAGGAGGGTATTGTTTCAATTTCAGATGTACTCATGAAGCAATCCAAGGAATTGGAAGTATTGCTCAAGTTGCTTACGTTAAAGAATGAACGTAATACCAAGATATTTGAACTGAACAGTATTTTGAACAGAGGAGGAAATGTATGA
- the serA gene encoding phosphoglycerate dehydrogenase, with product MSKKTIVVCDHIHQDGLDILANDSEIEFINAADEPKDKLLAEFIPLADVAITRSSTDVDDAFLAQAKKVTAVVRAGVGVDNVDIPGSSKQGIVVMNVPTANTIAAVELTMTHMLSCVRTFPYAHNNLKLDRVWRRQDWYGTELKDKKLGIIGFGNIGSRVGKRAKAFEMDIVAYDPYIDPSKATDLDIGYTKNFEDILACDIITIHTPKNSETIGMIGKDEIAKMKDGVILINCARGGLYDEDALLEGLTSGKIAMAGIDVFNKEPATDHPLLDLDNVTVTPHLGANTKESQKNIAIQAAENAIAAAKGIAYPNALNLPIKENELPDFVRPYLELIQKIGHLSAQITKSAVKSIKVSAAGPVAEHLESMGTFATVGVLTESLGDQINYVNAEFVADERDIEITKEVKPNNSGFTNKVGVKLTTAAGTISIAGTVFDDTEQRIIEIDDYILDVDPKGTMIFFRNTDTPGVIGDVGRIMAENGLNISDFRLGRDSKKQALAVVRVDGQVKKELLEQLASLEACISVAHATL from the coding sequence ATGTCAAAAAAGACGATTGTTGTTTGTGACCATATCCACCAGGATGGATTGGATATTCTCGCTAATGATAGTGAAATAGAATTTATAAATGCAGCAGATGAGCCTAAAGATAAGCTCCTTGCCGAGTTCATCCCTTTAGCTGATGTTGCCATTACACGTTCTTCTACAGATGTAGATGATGCATTTTTAGCACAAGCTAAAAAAGTAACAGCAGTGGTACGTGCAGGTGTAGGTGTCGATAACGTAGATATCCCTGGATCTAGTAAACAGGGTATTGTTGTAATGAATGTGCCTACAGCAAACACTATCGCAGCAGTTGAGCTTACAATGACGCATATGCTATCATGTGTAAGAACCTTTCCTTATGCGCATAACAATCTTAAACTCGATCGTGTATGGAGAAGACAAGACTGGTATGGTACGGAACTTAAAGATAAAAAATTGGGTATCATTGGTTTTGGTAATATCGGTTCACGTGTAGGAAAAAGAGCGAAAGCATTTGAAATGGATATTGTTGCCTATGATCCATACATTGATCCAAGTAAAGCAACAGATCTAGATATCGGATACACGAAGAATTTTGAAGATATTCTAGCATGTGACATCATTACGATCCATACACCTAAAAACTCTGAGACGATCGGTATGATTGGTAAGGATGAAATAGCGAAAATGAAAGATGGCGTGATCCTTATTAACTGTGCGAGAGGTGGTCTTTATGACGAAGATGCACTTTTAGAGGGTCTTACTTCAGGTAAGATCGCTATGGCTGGTATCGATGTATTTAACAAGGAACCAGCAACGGACCATCCGCTTCTTGATCTTGATAATGTGACTGTAACACCTCACCTTGGAGCAAATACAAAAGAATCACAAAAAAATATTGCGATCCAGGCAGCTGAAAATGCGATCGCGGCAGCAAAAGGTATTGCATACCCTAATGCACTTAATTTACCTATTAAAGAAAATGAACTGCCTGATTTTGTAAGACCATACCTGGAACTGATACAAAAGATAGGTCATTTGTCTGCACAGATCACAAAAAGTGCTGTGAAGTCTATTAAGGTAAGTGCAGCTGGACCTGTTGCAGAACATTTGGAATCTATGGGAACATTTGCAACGGTAGGTGTGCTTACAGAATCTTTAGGGGATCAGATCAACTACGTCAATGCTGAATTCGTTGCAGATGAACGTGATATAGAGATCACCAAAGAAGTAAAACCGAACAACAGTGGATTTACGAATAAAGTCGGTGTGAAACTGACAACTGCAGCAGGAACTATCTCTATCGCTGGTACAGTATTTGATGACACTGAACAACGTATTATCGAGATCGATGATTATATCCTGGATGTTGATCCAAAAGGAACCATGATCTTCTTCAGAAATACAGACACTCCGGGTGTGATCGGCGATGTAGGTAGGATCATGGCAGAGAATGGTCTGAATATCTCTGACTTTAGATTAGGACGTGACAGCAAGAAACAAGCACTGGCTGTGGTACGTGTAGACGGTCAAGTCAAGAAAGAACTTCTTGAACAACTTGCTTCCTTGGAAGCATGTATCAGTGTTGCTCACGCAACACTTTAA
- a CDS encoding efflux RND transporter periplasmic adaptor subunit — protein MNHFMRLIVLVLMVTSAHAIEIELSGSVISDNQKILTSRYMGYVRNMAVSEGDIVKKGQLLYEIDSKEIESAERQVDLAISQARLSLQMNENQYNNVLTNLARHERLYEKKMVSKYEYEMLQLSAKNLKDMVTIAEQQVKQALAKKDEVLNQYNYLKIHAPNDGVIVDKRLNEGEMAIPGMPAVTLTDLSKLSIVAELSETQLKYINLGKKVDIEIPSIGFSTVGEISSIIPSSNPMTHKFKIKMKFDRKDSASVYPGMYAKIMIK, from the coding sequence ATGAATCACTTTATGAGACTAATTGTTTTGGTATTGATGGTTACATCTGCACATGCTATAGAGATCGAATTAAGCGGTTCTGTCATATCGGATAATCAAAAGATACTCACCAGTCGTTACATGGGGTATGTAAGAAATATGGCTGTATCCGAGGGTGACATTGTGAAGAAGGGACAACTGCTTTACGAGATCGATTCAAAAGAGATAGAGTCAGCTGAGAGACAGGTGGACCTGGCTATTTCTCAAGCGAGACTCTCTCTACAGATGAATGAAAACCAATATAATAATGTGCTAACCAATCTTGCAAGACATGAAAGACTCTATGAGAAGAAGATGGTTTCCAAGTATGAATATGAAATGCTGCAACTTTCTGCCAAAAACCTTAAAGATATGGTTACCATTGCTGAACAGCAGGTGAAACAAGCCTTGGCGAAGAAAGATGAAGTATTGAATCAGTACAATTATTTGAAGATCCATGCACCCAATGATGGTGTCATTGTCGATAAACGTCTCAATGAAGGTGAAATGGCAATTCCCGGTATGCCAGCAGTCACACTCACGGATCTGAGTAAGTTGAGTATCGTAGCAGAACTAAGTGAAACACAATTAAAATATATCAATTTAGGTAAAAAGGTTGATATAGAGATACCTTCTATCGGTTTCAGTACAGTGGGTGAAATAAGTTCGATCATACCTAGTTCAAATCCTATGACGCACAAATTTAAGATCAAAATGAAATTTGATCGTAAGGATAGTGCTTCCGTTTATCCTGGTATGTATGCCAAAATCATGATCAAGTAG